Genomic segment of Anaeromyxobacter sp.:
CGCACCGGAGGCGGGTTTGCACCGGCCGCGTCGCGCGCTACAACCGCAGCCATGTCCCGCACGACCGCCGCGCCGCCCGCCGCCCCTCCCCGCCCCGCAGCGCCGGAGGCGCCGTGAACCGCACCATGGCCAGGCTGGGCACCTTCCTCAGCGCCTTCGCCGTCTTCTCCTGCGGCTGGCTCGCCATGACCGCCATGAACGCCGGCGAGTGGCTGAAGATGGGGATCTTCTCGGCCCTGGCGCTCGGCGCGGCGGCCGTCGGCTCGGCCTTCTCCCGCGCCTCCAGGTGACGCCGTGAGCGAGCCGCGCCCCCTCCGCTTCGCCATCCGGGCCGCCTTCCTGGTGGTGCCGCTGGTGCTGGCCGCGGTGGCCCTGCCGCACGTGCGGCGCTGGGCCACCGCCCCGACGGGTCCGGGCCCCGGGGCGGCCGTGCCGGCCGCGCGCCAGGCGGTCCGCACCGCCGAGCAGGCCGCCCAGGCCTCTGCCCGCCAGGCCGACGCCGCCCTGGGCGACGCCCCCTCGGGCGGGCCGGCCGGCGCCGCGGCGGAGCCGCCCCGCCGCGACGGCCCCACCGTGGAGGAGATCGAGGCCAACCGCGCCGCCCAGGAGGCGCTGGCCGAGGCGCAGCGCGGCTGGAAGAAGGTGGAGGTCCTGGCCCCCCGTCCGGCCGTCCCCGACGCCAGCGGCGAGCTGGTCTCGCCGTTCCAGGGCTTCGGCCTCTCGGTGGACTCCCGGCCCGCGGGCGCCACCGTGCTGGTGGACGGCCTCGACCAGGGGCAGACCCCGCTCCTCACCACGGTGGACTGCCGGCCAGGGGAGCCGGTCGAGGTGCGCCTGGTGCACCCCGGGCGCCGCCCCGCCCAGCGCACCGTGCGCTGCCGCCAGGACGCGCTGGTCTCCTTCACCGCCAATCTCCCGCCCTGACCGGGCCGCCGGCGCGCCCCGCGACCGGCCACCAGCCCCCGCTGGTCGCGTGACGCCGCGCCGGCTCCGGACTACCGTGGCCCCTGGCGTCCCACCCACAGCCCCCTGGAGCCCAGACACCATGCCCGTGAGCAAGAAGCGGAAGAAGGAAGGCAAGCCGGTCCACCGCAGCGAGCCCGTGCACGCCGAGTCGGAGCACGCCCACGGCCCGGAGGCCAAGGTCGCTGCCGCGCCGCTCAAGGCCGGGAAGCCCAGCAACCCCTTCAACGCGCAGCGCCCCATCGTCCGCAGCGCGCCGCGCGGCCGGTAGCCCATCCGTGGCCCAGCCTCGGGCCGGCTGGCGCGTCTACCTGCTGCGGTGCCGCGACGGCTCGCTCTACACCGGCGCCACCAACGACCTCGACCGGCGGGTGGCCCGCCACGCCGCCGGCGAGGGGGCGCGCTACACCCGCTCGCGCCTGCCGGTGGTGCTGGTCCACCAGGAGCAGGTCGGCGATCGGAGCGCGGCGCTCCGGCGGGAGGCCGCCATCAAGCGGCTCCCACGTGCCGCCAAGCTGGCGCTGGTGGCCGCCTCCCCAGGAAAGGCCCGCCGGCCCCGCGCCTCCGCTGGCTGATGGAGGCAGGCTCGTCCCCCGTCCCCGGGACACGCCGCCCACCGAACGCCGAAAGGGGCGAGAAATCAGCCTCTTGTCGGCCAGGTGCGCATTGACACCCACCGCCGGCGCCCCCGTATCATGGAGGCTTCATGCGACACCTGCGCGCACCGGCCCTGGCGGTCCTGCTGACCGCCTGCCTGACGGGGCCCGACGTCGGCGCCGCCATCCCGGGCGGCGGCCTGCCGTCGCTGGAGCCGACCCTGTCGTCGGTGCAGTCGCTGGTCTTCTCCCCCCGGTGCGCCACCGCCGCCTGCCACGTGGGTGGGAACGGCACGCCGCTCTCGCTGGTGGCTGGCGAGTCCTTCGGCGCGCTGGTGGGCATCCCCTCCGAGCAAGCGCCCGCCGTCCCGCTCGTCACCCCCGGCGACCTGGCGCAGAGCTACCTCGTCATCAAGCTGCGTGGCACCCACGAGGCGGTGGGCGGCTACGGGACCCCCATGCCGCCCGGCGGCGAGGAGCTGACGGCAGAGGAGCTGCTGGCCATCGAGGGCTGGGTCTCCGCCGGAGCGGCCGATGACTGAGCGGCCCGGCGGCGCCCCCCCTGGTCCCCGCCGGCGCGCCCTGGCCGCCGGCTGGCTGGCGCTCCTGCTCTGCCTCGGCGCCGGCGCCGGCGCCGCGCGGGCCGCGCCGAGCGTGGCGGTCTCGGGCTCCTTCTACGTGGACACCTGGGTCATCCCCGACGGCGCGGCGGTGCGCGCCACCCGCGGGGTCACGCCGGACGGCTCGCTCAAGGTGGGCGTGGACATCGACGACGACCTCTCGTTCTCCACCAAGGC
This window contains:
- a CDS encoding GIY-YIG nuclease family protein, which gives rise to MAQPRAGWRVYLLRCRDGSLYTGATNDLDRRVARHAAGEGARYTRSRLPVVLVHQEQVGDRSAALRREAAIKRLPRAAKLALVAASPGKARRPRASAG
- a CDS encoding PEGA domain-containing protein, coding for MSEPRPLRFAIRAAFLVVPLVLAAVALPHVRRWATAPTGPGPGAAVPAARQAVRTAEQAAQASARQADAALGDAPSGGPAGAAAEPPRRDGPTVEEIEANRAAQEALAEAQRGWKKVEVLAPRPAVPDASGELVSPFQGFGLSVDSRPAGATVLVDGLDQGQTPLLTTVDCRPGEPVEVRLVHPGRRPAQRTVRCRQDALVSFTANLPP